In Verrucomicrobiota bacterium, the DNA window GGTGAAGACAGGGCGCGGTGCGAGCGCGGCCAGCACTTCCGTGAAGTCGAAGGGGATCTTCGCCGGGTCGTCGCCATACACGGTCTTGATGCGCGGCATGTAAAAACGGCTGCTCCAGGCGCTGACGTTGCCTTGGTTGTGCTTGGCGAAGACGTTGTAGCCGCAGCTCGATACCACGGCCTTCACCCGGTCATCGAACATCGCGAGGAACAGGGCGTTGTGCCCGCCGAGCGAGTGGCCGATGACTCCGATGGCTTGCGCGTTGACCTCGGGCAGCGATTGCAGCA includes these proteins:
- a CDS encoding acetylxylan esterase, which translates into the protein LQSLPEVNAQAIGVIGHSLGGHNALFLAMFDDRVKAVVSSCGYNVFAKHNQGNVSAWSSRFYMPRIKTVYGDDPAKIPFDFTEVLAALAPRPVFTNAPLHDAPDFEVSGVRDCLTAALPVYREVFQAADRLEVRHPDAAHEFPDAERQAAYAFLDKHLRQTRK